Proteins co-encoded in one Pseudochaenichthys georgianus chromosome 22, fPseGeo1.2, whole genome shotgun sequence genomic window:
- the ktn1 gene encoding kinectin isoform X6, with amino-acid sequence MALDIYDSQYLLILAPTLVIALMFLFFWLFMKETSYDEVLARQKRDLKLPPSKPDTRKKNDKKKSKKRESASGGGGGGGRGGGESEEDLQDFDLADGTNAMEVEEESTPVATPDPAPETPTPYVPVSVSPEAPVGLRERKKKDKKAAKAAAAAAAAASSEEPEMNGSKPVSRKSEQTLSAGKQSSPPSPLLEVEVQVQSVQAPVQAQTPPQTSGKKKDKKKQKAEPVAVDDQQPEAKSEPAPVKKEAPIVAETKVLDGATPVATSGKKKNSSKKQKTEHVDEAHVLADLAASANHQAGHNNDAPAKGSGKKQKNETDKENTGVKLKELLSGLSSLALSEAEAVSVMTLLREKSPNALDACFKSAARPDPALQERERLLTTVQEEASIAKDKVKQLSQELHIEKQKTSRVEAVMRDQRAAVEKELGSMQGKAQGSYQELQSMQIKFQQVREQLESQITRLQQENGILRDAVSSATNQMESKNSAELNNLRSEYTGLMKELADNNSKLQQEEHQRKSLEVNYKQNVSQLEAQLQDAKRSWEELQKFLHNVNTEREKLQASNQDLHSQLVAVETEMNNKNKEIQTIHSSLTEAMVSKERLEQRVMELMDDGMLMSQHSMPDDVLQGRVQDLINENQGLQVQSETLQVQNEALQAQMSTQVSHVSHFEELQKLLAEKELQRKSLEDSLNAERSGGATRETSMQALHNDNMSMKAEVQNLQNLISDQTASQIALDQFQMSVREKEDNMKTVEDLLEKGLIEVANKEEELKAVREENKGLKQEMEALKTMTAEQAPSESMIEDLQSMIQEKDVKLQSVEESLQTAQESSSTREKAVEALEQQLAALQTEMEQLRQKETTQVSSSDAELQKLHAQLAAKDQEIQMLQAEMEARTKAVSEQVEQMQQQQSQAAVPSTELLSALTEKDKQVSDLQAELAELRDSVELHRKKNNENQTALEMCQAECRDVLQRLLPHVPLPSEQNHQEWLHRFEGAVAESSAALSTPASGDSERAAEKLKEAEEAQKILQKDCETYKKVLAETEGILQRLQNSVELEESRWKVKLEASQGELKEVCVQMNQKVTLMDQEIERLTEGAELENLRREKQHLESELERAEQESATYVTEVRELKDLLTELQTRLDGSYTEAFRQNEELNLLKTQLTETLSKLETEESERQKVAGDLYTAQQSLDLIQGELSKVTENADGLIENSSLSSQTEEIDRKEKMTAGLNQTVRELQQLLQGVSRKLTKREEEEADKGLPKV; translated from the exons ATGGCGCTGGATATCTACGACTCTCAGTACCTGCTCATCCTGGCCCCCACCCTGGTCATCGCCCTGATGTTCCTCTTCTTCTGGCTCTTCATGAAGGAGACCTCCTACGATGAGGTGTTGGCCCGGCAGAAACGAGACCTCAAGCTACCACCATCCAAGCCAGACACGCGTAAGAAGAATGACAAGAAGAAGAGCAAGAAGAGGGAGAGTGctagtggaggaggaggaggcggcggcagaggtggaggagagtctgaAGAGGATCTGCAGGACTTTGATTTGGCTGATGGTACCAACGCTATGGAGGTAGAAGAGGAATCTACACCAGTGGCTACACCAGATCCAGCTCCAGAGACGCCTACTCCTTACGTGCCGGTCTCTGTGTCACCTGAGGCTCCTGTTGGTCtgagggagaggaagaagaaggacaAGAAGGCCGCCAAGGCtgctgcggctgctgctgctgcagcttcctCTGAGGAGCCAGAGATGAACGGATCCAAGCCGGTGAGCCGCAAGTCAGAGCAAACTCTGTCTGCGGGCAAACAGTCcagccccccctctcccctgctTGAGGTTGAGGTCCAGGTCCAATCTGTCCAGGCTCCTGTTCAGGCTCAGACACCTCCCCAAACCTCTGGGAAGAAGAAGGACAAGAAGAAACAAAAAGCAGAGCCTG TTGCAGTGGATGACCAGCAGCCTGAGGCTAAGTCCGAGCCGGCCCCAGTGAAGAAGGAAGCTCCTATTGTGGCGGAAACCAAAGTTCTGGACGGTGCAACCCCTGTTGCTACGAGTGGCAAGAAGAAGAACTCCTCCAAGAAGCAGAAGACCGAGCATG TTGACGAAGCCCATGTTCTGGCAGATTTGGCGGCTTCTGCCAACCACCAGGCAGGTCATAACAACGATGCACCAGCTAAAGGGAGTGGCAAGAAACAGAAGAATGAGACCGACAAAG AGAACACCGGGGTGAAGCTGAAGGAGTTGCTGTCTGGTCTGTCCAGCCTCGCTCTGTCAGAGGCCGAGGCCGTCAGTGTGATGACTCTTCTCCGGGAAAAGAGCCCCAATGCTTTGGATGCCTGCTTCAAA TCTGCAGCCAGGCCTGACCCAGCTCTACAGGAGCGAGAGAGACTTCTTACAACTGTACAAGAGGAGGCGTCCATTGCCAAGGACAAAGTGAAGCAGCTTAGCCAG GAGCTTCATATTGAGAAGCAGAAGACATCCCGAGTGGAGGCCGTGATGAGGGACCAACGTGCAGCCGTGGAGAAAGAACTGGGGAGCATGCAGGGCAAAGCACAGGGCAGCTACCAGGAGCTCCAGTCCATGCAGATCAAG TTCCAGCAGGTGAGGGAGCAGCTGGAAAGCCAGATCACTCGACTGCAGCAGGAGAACGGCATCCTGAGGGATGCAGTCAGCTCTGCCACCAACCAGATGGAGAGCAA GAATTCAGCAGAGCTGAACAATCTGCGTTCTGAGTACACCGGTCTGATGAAAGAGCTGGCAGACAACAACAGCAAGCTGCAGCAGGAGGAGCACCAGAGGAAGTCACTGGAGGTCAACTACAAGCAGAACGTGTCCCAGCTGGAG GCCCAGCTGCAGGATGCGAAGAGAAGCTGGGAAGAACTGCAGAAATTCCTCCACAATGTCAACACTGAGAGGGAGAAGCTCCAGGCCTCAAACCAAG atCTGCACAGCCAGCTGGTTGCAGTGGAGACGGAGATGAACAACAAGAACAAGGAGATCCAGACCATACACAGCAGCCTGACTGAAGCCATGGTGTCCAAGGAGCGGCTGGAGCAGAGAGTGATGGAGCTGATGGATGATGGCATGCTGATGTCCCAGCACAGCATGCCTGATGACGTGCTGCAAGGCCGGGTTCAG GACCTTATTAATGAAAACCAAGGTCTTCAGGTCCAGAGCGAGACCCTGCAAGTCCAGAACGAGGCCCTGCAGGCCCAGATGTCTACACAG GTCAGCCATGTATCTCACTTTGAGGAGCTACAGAAGCT GTTGGCTGAGAAGGAGTTGCAGAGAAAGAGTCTGGAGGATTCTCTAAATGCCGAGAGGAGCGGTGGGGCCACTAGAGAAACGAGTATGCAG gcCTTGCACAATGATAACATGTCCATGAAGGCAGAGGTTCAGAATCTGCAGAATCTGATTTCTGATCAG ACTGCCTCCCAAATAGCCTTGGACCAGTTCCAGATGAG TGTTCGGGAAAAGGAAGACAACATGAAAACTGTGGAGGACCTGCTGGAGAAGGGGCTGATCGAGGTGGCCAACAAGGAGGAGGAGCTCAAG GCTGTAAGAGAGGAAAACAAGGgactaaaacaggaaatggaggCCTTAAAGACAATGACAGCGGAACAG GCACCATCAGAGTCAATGATAGAAGATCTCCAGAGCAT GATCCAGGAGAAGGATGTGAAGCTACAGTCAGTGGAGGAGAGTCTACAGACGGCACAGGAGAGCAGCTCTACCAGAGAGAAGGCGGTAGAG GCTCTGGAGCAGCAGTTGGCTGCCCTGCAGACAGAGATGGAGCAGCTGAGACAGAAGGAGACAACACAAGTGTCCAGTTCTGATGCCGAGCTCCAAAAACTCCATGCTCA GCTGGCAGCAAAGGACCAAGAGATCCAGATGCTGCAGGCTGAGATGGAGGCGAGGACAAAGGCAGTGAGTGAGCAGGTGGAGCAGATGCAGCAACAG CAGTCCCAGGCAGCAGTGCCAAGCACAGAGCTTCTATCAGC GTTGACAGAGAAGGACAAGCAGGTCTCAGATCTGCAGGCTGAGCTGGCCGAGCTGAGAGACTCCGTGGAGCTTCACAGGAAGAAGAACAAC GAGAACCAGACAGCACTGGAAATGTGTCAGGCCGAGTGTCGAGATGTTCTGCAGAGACTTCTGCCCCATGTGCCTCTGCCCAGTGAGCAG AACCACCAAGAGTGGCTTCACAGATTTGAGGGGGCAGTAGCTGAAAGCTCAGCTGCACTATCCACCCCTGCATCAGGGGACTCTGAG AGAGCGGCTGAGAAGCTGAAGGAAGCGGAGGAAGCACAAAAGATCCTACAGAAAGACTGCGAGACGTACAAGAAGGTGTTGGCAGAGACG GAGGGCATCCTGCAGCGCCTGCAGAACAGCGTGGAGCTGGAGGAGTCCCGCTGGAAGGTGAAGCTGGAGGCATCTCAGGGAGAGCTCAAagaggtgtgtgttcag atGAACCAGAAAGTCACACTTATGGATCAGGAGATTGAGAGACTAACTGAAGGGGCCGAGTTGGAAAAT CTTAGAAGAGAAAAGCAGCACTTGGAGTCTGAGCTGGAGAGAGCAGAGCAGGAGAGTGCCACCTATGTAACAGAGGTCAGAGAG CTCAAAGATCTGTTGACTGAATTGCAGACCAGACTTGATGGCTCATATACAGAGGCGTTCAGACAGAATGAGGAGCTGAACTTG CTGAAAACCCAGCTCACTGAGACTCTGTCTAAGCTGGAGACAGAAGAGAGCGAGAGGCAAAAAGTGGCAGGTGACCTGTACACG GCCCAGCAGTCTCTTGATCTGATCCAGGGGGAGCTCTCCAAGGTGACGGAAAACGCTGATGGCCTGATAGAGAATAGCAGTCTCTCGTCACAAACC GAAGAGATTGACAGAAAGGAGAAAATGACTGCAGGACTAAACCAAACCGTTCGAGAGCTGCAGCAGCTGCTACAAGGCGTCAGCAGGAAACTCAccaagagagaggaagag GAGGCTGACAAAGGTCTGCCCAAGGTATAG
- the ktn1 gene encoding kinectin isoform X3: MALDIYDSQYLLILAPTLVIALMFLFFWLFMKETSYDEVLARQKRDLKLPPSKPDTRKKNDKKKSKKRESASGGGGGGGRGGGESEEDLQDFDLADGTNAMEVEEESTPVATPDPAPETPTPYVPVSVSPEAPVGLRERKKKDKKAAKAAAAAAAAASSEEPEMNGSKPVSRKSEQTLSAGKQSSPPSPLLEVEVQVQSVQAPVQAQTPPQTSGKKKDKKKQKAEPVAVDDQQPEAKSEPAPVKKEAPIVAETKVLDGATPVATSGKKKNSSKKQKTEHVDEAHVLADLAASANHQAGHNNDAPAKGSGKKQKNETDKENTGVKLKELLSGLSSLALSEAEAVSVMTLLREKSPNALDACFKSAARPDPALQERERLLTTVQEEASIAKDKVKQLSQELHIEKQKTSRVEAVMRDQRAAVEKELGSMQGKAQGSYQELQSMQIKFQQVREQLESQITRLQQENGILRDAVSSATNQMESKNSAELNNLRSEYTGLMKELADNNSKLQQEEHQRKSLEVNYKQNVSQLEAQLQDAKRSWEELQKFLHNVNTEREKLQASNQDLHSQLVAVETEMNNKNKEIQTIHSSLTEAMVSKERLEQRVMELMDDGMLMSQHSMPDDVLQGRVQDLINENQGLQVQSETLQVQNEALQAQMSTQVSHVSHFEELQKLLAEKELQRKSLEDSLNAERSGGATRETSMQALHNDNMSMKAEVQNLQNLISDQTASQIALDQFQMSVREKEDNMKTVEDLLEKGLIEVANKEEELKAVREENKGLKQEMEALKTMTAEQAPSESMIEDLQSMIQEKDVKLQSVEESLQTAQESSSTREKAVEALEQQLAALQTEMEQLRQKETTQVSSSDAELQKLHAQLAAKDQEIQMLQAEMEARTKAVSEQVEQMQQQQSQAAVPSTELLSALTEKDKQVSDLQAELAELRDSVELHRKKNNELREKNWSAMEALSATESILQGKLSKAVKENQTALEMCQAECRDVLQRLLPHVPLPSEQNHQEWLHRFEGAVAESSAALSTPASGDSERAAEKLKEAEEAQKILQKDCETYKKVLAETEGILQRLQNSVELEESRWKVKLEASQGELKEMNQKVTLMDQEIERLTEGAELENLRREKQHLESELERAEQESATYVTEVRELKDLLTELQTRLDGSYTEAFRQNEELNLLKTQLTETLSKLETEESERQKVAGDLYTAQQSLDLIQGELSKVTENADGLIENSSLSSQTEEIDRKEKMTAGLNQTVRELQQLLQGVSRKLTKREEEEADKGLPKV; the protein is encoded by the exons ATGGCGCTGGATATCTACGACTCTCAGTACCTGCTCATCCTGGCCCCCACCCTGGTCATCGCCCTGATGTTCCTCTTCTTCTGGCTCTTCATGAAGGAGACCTCCTACGATGAGGTGTTGGCCCGGCAGAAACGAGACCTCAAGCTACCACCATCCAAGCCAGACACGCGTAAGAAGAATGACAAGAAGAAGAGCAAGAAGAGGGAGAGTGctagtggaggaggaggaggcggcggcagaggtggaggagagtctgaAGAGGATCTGCAGGACTTTGATTTGGCTGATGGTACCAACGCTATGGAGGTAGAAGAGGAATCTACACCAGTGGCTACACCAGATCCAGCTCCAGAGACGCCTACTCCTTACGTGCCGGTCTCTGTGTCACCTGAGGCTCCTGTTGGTCtgagggagaggaagaagaaggacaAGAAGGCCGCCAAGGCtgctgcggctgctgctgctgcagcttcctCTGAGGAGCCAGAGATGAACGGATCCAAGCCGGTGAGCCGCAAGTCAGAGCAAACTCTGTCTGCGGGCAAACAGTCcagccccccctctcccctgctTGAGGTTGAGGTCCAGGTCCAATCTGTCCAGGCTCCTGTTCAGGCTCAGACACCTCCCCAAACCTCTGGGAAGAAGAAGGACAAGAAGAAACAAAAAGCAGAGCCTG TTGCAGTGGATGACCAGCAGCCTGAGGCTAAGTCCGAGCCGGCCCCAGTGAAGAAGGAAGCTCCTATTGTGGCGGAAACCAAAGTTCTGGACGGTGCAACCCCTGTTGCTACGAGTGGCAAGAAGAAGAACTCCTCCAAGAAGCAGAAGACCGAGCATG TTGACGAAGCCCATGTTCTGGCAGATTTGGCGGCTTCTGCCAACCACCAGGCAGGTCATAACAACGATGCACCAGCTAAAGGGAGTGGCAAGAAACAGAAGAATGAGACCGACAAAG AGAACACCGGGGTGAAGCTGAAGGAGTTGCTGTCTGGTCTGTCCAGCCTCGCTCTGTCAGAGGCCGAGGCCGTCAGTGTGATGACTCTTCTCCGGGAAAAGAGCCCCAATGCTTTGGATGCCTGCTTCAAA TCTGCAGCCAGGCCTGACCCAGCTCTACAGGAGCGAGAGAGACTTCTTACAACTGTACAAGAGGAGGCGTCCATTGCCAAGGACAAAGTGAAGCAGCTTAGCCAG GAGCTTCATATTGAGAAGCAGAAGACATCCCGAGTGGAGGCCGTGATGAGGGACCAACGTGCAGCCGTGGAGAAAGAACTGGGGAGCATGCAGGGCAAAGCACAGGGCAGCTACCAGGAGCTCCAGTCCATGCAGATCAAG TTCCAGCAGGTGAGGGAGCAGCTGGAAAGCCAGATCACTCGACTGCAGCAGGAGAACGGCATCCTGAGGGATGCAGTCAGCTCTGCCACCAACCAGATGGAGAGCAA GAATTCAGCAGAGCTGAACAATCTGCGTTCTGAGTACACCGGTCTGATGAAAGAGCTGGCAGACAACAACAGCAAGCTGCAGCAGGAGGAGCACCAGAGGAAGTCACTGGAGGTCAACTACAAGCAGAACGTGTCCCAGCTGGAG GCCCAGCTGCAGGATGCGAAGAGAAGCTGGGAAGAACTGCAGAAATTCCTCCACAATGTCAACACTGAGAGGGAGAAGCTCCAGGCCTCAAACCAAG atCTGCACAGCCAGCTGGTTGCAGTGGAGACGGAGATGAACAACAAGAACAAGGAGATCCAGACCATACACAGCAGCCTGACTGAAGCCATGGTGTCCAAGGAGCGGCTGGAGCAGAGAGTGATGGAGCTGATGGATGATGGCATGCTGATGTCCCAGCACAGCATGCCTGATGACGTGCTGCAAGGCCGGGTTCAG GACCTTATTAATGAAAACCAAGGTCTTCAGGTCCAGAGCGAGACCCTGCAAGTCCAGAACGAGGCCCTGCAGGCCCAGATGTCTACACAG GTCAGCCATGTATCTCACTTTGAGGAGCTACAGAAGCT GTTGGCTGAGAAGGAGTTGCAGAGAAAGAGTCTGGAGGATTCTCTAAATGCCGAGAGGAGCGGTGGGGCCACTAGAGAAACGAGTATGCAG gcCTTGCACAATGATAACATGTCCATGAAGGCAGAGGTTCAGAATCTGCAGAATCTGATTTCTGATCAG ACTGCCTCCCAAATAGCCTTGGACCAGTTCCAGATGAG TGTTCGGGAAAAGGAAGACAACATGAAAACTGTGGAGGACCTGCTGGAGAAGGGGCTGATCGAGGTGGCCAACAAGGAGGAGGAGCTCAAG GCTGTAAGAGAGGAAAACAAGGgactaaaacaggaaatggaggCCTTAAAGACAATGACAGCGGAACAG GCACCATCAGAGTCAATGATAGAAGATCTCCAGAGCAT GATCCAGGAGAAGGATGTGAAGCTACAGTCAGTGGAGGAGAGTCTACAGACGGCACAGGAGAGCAGCTCTACCAGAGAGAAGGCGGTAGAG GCTCTGGAGCAGCAGTTGGCTGCCCTGCAGACAGAGATGGAGCAGCTGAGACAGAAGGAGACAACACAAGTGTCCAGTTCTGATGCCGAGCTCCAAAAACTCCATGCTCA GCTGGCAGCAAAGGACCAAGAGATCCAGATGCTGCAGGCTGAGATGGAGGCGAGGACAAAGGCAGTGAGTGAGCAGGTGGAGCAGATGCAGCAACAG CAGTCCCAGGCAGCAGTGCCAAGCACAGAGCTTCTATCAGC GTTGACAGAGAAGGACAAGCAGGTCTCAGATCTGCAGGCTGAGCTGGCCGAGCTGAGAGACTCCGTGGAGCTTCACAGGAAGAAGAACAAC GAGCTTCGGGAGAAAAACTGGAGTGCTATGGAAGCTCTGTCAGCCACCGAATCCATACTTCAAGGGAAACTCAGCAAAGCTGTCAAG GAGAACCAGACAGCACTGGAAATGTGTCAGGCCGAGTGTCGAGATGTTCTGCAGAGACTTCTGCCCCATGTGCCTCTGCCCAGTGAGCAG AACCACCAAGAGTGGCTTCACAGATTTGAGGGGGCAGTAGCTGAAAGCTCAGCTGCACTATCCACCCCTGCATCAGGGGACTCTGAG AGAGCGGCTGAGAAGCTGAAGGAAGCGGAGGAAGCACAAAAGATCCTACAGAAAGACTGCGAGACGTACAAGAAGGTGTTGGCAGAGACG GAGGGCATCCTGCAGCGCCTGCAGAACAGCGTGGAGCTGGAGGAGTCCCGCTGGAAGGTGAAGCTGGAGGCATCTCAGGGAGAGCTCAAagag atGAACCAGAAAGTCACACTTATGGATCAGGAGATTGAGAGACTAACTGAAGGGGCCGAGTTGGAAAAT CTTAGAAGAGAAAAGCAGCACTTGGAGTCTGAGCTGGAGAGAGCAGAGCAGGAGAGTGCCACCTATGTAACAGAGGTCAGAGAG CTCAAAGATCTGTTGACTGAATTGCAGACCAGACTTGATGGCTCATATACAGAGGCGTTCAGACAGAATGAGGAGCTGAACTTG CTGAAAACCCAGCTCACTGAGACTCTGTCTAAGCTGGAGACAGAAGAGAGCGAGAGGCAAAAAGTGGCAGGTGACCTGTACACG GCCCAGCAGTCTCTTGATCTGATCCAGGGGGAGCTCTCCAAGGTGACGGAAAACGCTGATGGCCTGATAGAGAATAGCAGTCTCTCGTCACAAACC GAAGAGATTGACAGAAAGGAGAAAATGACTGCAGGACTAAACCAAACCGTTCGAGAGCTGCAGCAGCTGCTACAAGGCGTCAGCAGGAAACTCAccaagagagaggaagag GAGGCTGACAAAGGTCTGCCCAAGGTATAG